The stretch of DNA AGCTACGTGCTGGCGACGCAGGAAGACCACATCGTGCCCTGGCGTTCGGCCTACCGGACCACGGGCCTCGTCGGCGGCAACTGCGAGTTCGTGCTGGGTGCCAGCGGGCACATCGCGGGCGTGATCAATCCGGCTTCGAAGAACAAGCGCAGCTTCTGGACGGGCGGGCAGGCGGGCGAGGACGCGGAGCAATGGCTTGCCACCGCGGAATCGCGCGCCGGCAGCTGGTGGACGCACTGGGCGGAGTGGATCCAGCCCTTGTCCGGCAAGCAGGTGGCCGCGCGCAAGAAGCTCGGGAATGCGAAGCACCCGCCGATCGAGGCTGCGCCGGGGCGGTATGTGAAGGTGCGGACGACCTGACCATCGTCATTGCATCCATTCGGCGGCGGTGTCCGCCAGCTCCTTCAGCACTTCCTCGTCGCTGCGCCCCGACCGCTTCAACACCTCGAAGCCATGGTCCGCGGCTTCGACCACATGCAGCGTCGCCTGCTCGATGGGCGTGACCACCTGGCGAATCAGGTCCAGCTCCGCCAGCGCATCGCGCGTCCCTTGCAGGAACAGCATCGGCACCTTCACCTGCTCCAGGTGCTTCGCCCGTTCCGTCGACGGCTGCTTGGCCGCATGCAGCGGGAAGCCGAGGAACACCAGCCCGCGCACGCCCGGCAAGGCCGCCTTCGCCTGCGCCTGCGAGGTCATGCGGCCGCCGAAGGACTTGCCGCCCGCATAGAGCGGCAGGCCCGGCCAGCGCTTCGCAGCTTCCGCGACGGCTTCGCGCACGGCAGCCTGGGCGACCGCGGGTGAATCAGGCCGCTTCGAGCCCTGCTCCATGAAGGGAAAGTTGTAGCGCAGCACCGCGATGCCGCGCTGCGCCAGCTCGCGCGCCACATCCGCCATGAAGGCGTGCGCCATGCCCGCGCCGGCGCCATGGGCCAACACGTAGGCGGCACGGGGAGAGGAGGGGGCGTCGACCAGGGTCTGCATGCGTTTCAGCTCCGCGCCTGCCGGCGCCTGTATTCGCCCGGCTGCAGGCCGTTCCAGCGCTTGAAGGCGCGGTGGAAGGCGCTGCTGTCCAGGAAGCCCAGTTGAGCGGCGATGTCGTCGATGCTGACGCTGCTGTTGCACAGGGCGTCGATGGCCAGGTCGCTGCGCAGCTGGTCCTTGATGCCCTGGTAGCTGGTGCCCTCGGCCTCCAGCCGCCGTCGCAGGGTGGTGGGCGTGGTCTCCAGCTCGCGCGCCACCTCCTCGAACACCGGCCAGGGCTCGGCGCCGGCGACGCTGCCGCGCAGCCGCCGGCGCAGCCGGGCCGTCCAGCTGTCGTCGTTGCGGTACTTCAGGAACACCGATTGCGGGGCCGTGCGCAGGAAGCCCTGCAAGGTGGCCGGCGTCTGCACCACCGGCAGGGCCAGCAGCGCCGCGTCGAAGCGCAGCGCGGTCTGCGGCGCGTCGAAAGTGACGTGCTCGGAAAACATCAGCGTGTACTCGCGGGCGTGGGGTGGCCGCGGGTAGCCGAAATCGACCCGCCCCAGCGGGATGCGCCGCCCCACCAGCCAGCACATGAGCCCGTGCAGCAGCACCAGCAGGGTTTCGTCGGCGAAGCGGCGGTCTGCCTCGGCCTGGATCCGGTTGTCCAGCCGGACGACGGCCTCGGCGCCTTCCACCGTGAGCCGGCCCGAGACGTCGTCCAGGAACACGGCGAAGCCGCGCAGCATGCGCTTGACGCCCCGCTCCAGGTTTTCGCAGGACAGCACCGCCTGGCACAGCAGGGCAAAGGAGCCGACCTTCATGCGCCGGCGGTCCAGCCCGAAGAACTCGTCGTCCAGCTCGCGCGCCACCGCCAGCCACAGGGCGGAATAGGCACCCGGCGGCACCCGGGCGTCCGGCGCGGCCAGCAGGCCGGGCGGGATGCCGGCCTCGACCAGCACGCGCTCCCGCGCCGCGCCGCCCAGCCTGGCCACGGCGGCTTGCACGAAAGGCATGGCCACGGTGTGCTTTTCGGCCGTATCGCCCAGGGGTTCTCTTCGCACGATGCCCCCGATTATCCCGGCTCGACTGGCAAAAACCGCCAGGGCCCTGGCGGCGACCGCCATGGCCCGGCAGGCCCAAATCGCCTAGATTCCGGACAGGAGAATTCCGCCATGACCGACCTGTCCGCCGAATACAAGGCCCTCGCCAACTACCGCCCGACCAACAAGGTCCGTTTCGTCACCGCCGCCAGCCTGTTCGACGGGCACGACGCCGCCATCAACATCATGCGCCGCATCCTGCAGGGCATGGGCGCGGAGGTGATCCACCTGGGCCACAACCGCAGCGTCGACGAAGTCGTCACCGCGGCCCTGCAGGAAGACGCGCAGGGCATCGCCATCAGCTCGTACCAGGGCGGCCACGTCGAGTACTTCAAGTACATGGTGGACCTGCTGAAGCAGCGTGGCGGCGAACACGTGAAGGTGTTCGGCGGCGGCGGCGGCGTGATCGTGCCGGCCGAAATCCGCGAGCTGCAGGACTACGGCGTCGCCCGCATCTACAGCCCCGAGGACGGCCAGCGCATGGGCCTGCAGGGCATGATCGGCGAGATGGTCATGCGCTGCGACCAGGACATCAGCACCTACGCGCCGCGCGAGCTGAAGGCGATCCAGGGCCACGAGGAGAAGAACTGGCGCGCCCTGGCGCAGCTGGTCACCGCGCTCGAGAACGGCAACGCCGACGCGGGACTGGTGCAGGCGATCCGCATGGAAAGCGACACCCGCAAGACGCCGGTGCTGGGCATCACCGGCACCGGCGGCGCCGGCAAGTCCTCGCTGACCGACGAACTGGTGCGCCGCCTGCGGCTGGACCAGGACGACAGCCTGCGCGTCGCCGTCATCTCCATCGATCCGTCGCGGCGCAAGAGCGGCGGCGCGCTGCTGGGCGACCGCATCCGCATGAACGCGATCGGGCCGTGGCAGCAAGGTGCACGTGTCTACATGCGCTCGCTCGCCACCCGTGACTTCGGCAGCGAGATATCGGCGGCGCTTCCCGATGTGGTTGCCGCCTGCAAGGCCTCCGGCTTCGACCTGGTGATCGTCGAGACCAGCGGCATCGGCCAGGGCGATGCCGCCATCGTCCCGCACGTGGACATCCCCCTGTACGTGATGACGCCGGAGTTCGGCGCCGCCAGCCAGCTGGAAAAGATCGACATGCTGGACTTCGCCGAGTTCGTGGCGATCAACAAGTTCGACCGCAAAGGCGCGGCCGACGCGCTGCGCGACGTCGCCAAGCAGGTGCAGCGCAATCGCGAAGCCTTCGGCAAGCGGCCCGACGAAATGCCGGTGTTCGGCACCATGGCCGCGCGCTTCAACGACGACGGCGTCACCGCGCTGTACCAGGCGCTCAAGCCGCGCCTGCAGGAGCTGGGCCTGCCGCTGAAGGACGGCCGCCTCCCGCTGGTGAGCGTGCGCCACAGCAGCAACCAGACGCCGGTGGTGCCGGCCGCGCGCACCCGCTATCTCGCCGAAATCTCCGACACCGTGCGCGGCTACAAGAAGCGCGCCCGCGAGCAGGCCAGGCTGGCCCGCGAAATCCAGCAGCTGCAGGCCGCCGCGCGCATGCTGGAGGTGGACAAGCCGGACCGCGCGCCCGCCGCCGAAGCGGCGCTGGACCTGGCCGGCAAGCGCAAGTCGCGCATGGACCGCGACGCGCTGCACCTGCTGCAGCAGTGGCCGGACATGCAGAAGGCCTACGCCGGCGACGAGTACGTGGTGAAGATCCGCGACAAGGAGCTCCGTACCAAGATTACGACCAAGTCGCTCTCGGGCACCACGATCCGCAAGGTGAGCCTGCCCACTTACGAGGACAACGGCGAGATCCTCAAGTGGCTGATGCTGGAGAACGTGCCGGGCAGCTTCCCCTACACGGCCGGCGTGTTCGCGTTCAAGCGCGAGGGCGAGGACCCCACGCGCATGTTCGCCGGCGAGGGCGATGCCTTCCGCACCAACCGGCGCTTCAAGCTGGTGTCCGAAGGCATGCCTGCCAAGCGCCTGTCCACCGCCTTCGACTCGGTCACGCTGTACGGCAACGATCCCGACCCGCGCCCGGACATCTACGGCAAGGTCGGCAACTCCGGCGTGTCCATCGCGACGCTGGACGACATGAAGGTGCTGTACTCGGGCTTCGACCTGTGCAACCCCAGCACCTCGGTGTCGATGACCATCAACGGCCCGGCGCCGAGCATCCTCGCGATGTTCATGAACACCGCCGTCGACCAGCAGGTGGAGAAATTCAAGGCCGAGAACGGCCGCGAGCCCACCGACACCGAAACCGCCAAGATCAAGGAATGGGCGCAGGCCAACGTGCGCGGCACGGTGCAGGCCGACATCCTGAAGGAAGACCAGGGCCAGAACACCTGCATCTTCTCCACCGAGTTCTCGCTGAAGGTGATGGGCGACATCGCCGAGTACTTCGTGCACCACGACGTGCGCAATTTCTACTCGGTGTCGATCTCGGGTTACCACATCGCCGAGGCGGGCGCGAACCCGATCTCGCAGCTGGCCTTCACGCTGTCGAACGGCTTCACCTTCGTCGAGGCCTATCTCGCGCGCGGGATGCACATCGACGACTTCGCGCCAAACCTGTCCTTCTTCTTCTCCAACGGCATGGACCCGGAGTACACGGTGCTGGGCCGGGTAGCGCGCCGCATCTGGGCGGTGGCGATGAAGGAGAAGTACGGCGCCAACGAACGCAGCCAGAAGCTGAAGTACCACGTGCAGACTTCCGGCCGCTCCCTGCACGCGCAGGAGATCCAGTTCAACGACATCCGCACCTCGCTGCAGGCGCTGATCGCCATCTACGACAACTGCAACTCGCTGCACACCAACGCCTTCGACGAGGCGATCACGACGCCCACCGAGGATTCGGTGCGGCGCGCGATGGCGATCCAGCTGATCATCAACCGCGAGTGGGGCCTGGCGAAGAACGAGAACCCGAACCAGGGCGCGTTCATCATCGACGAACTCACCGAGCTGGTGGAAGAGGCGGTGCTGGCCGAATTCGAGCGCATCGCCGAACGCGGCGGCGTACTCGGCGCGATGGAGACCGGCTACCAGCGTGGCCGCATCCAGGACGAGAGCATGCATTACGAGATGCTCAAGCACACCGGCGAGCTGCCGATCATCGGGGTCAATACGTTCCGCAACCCCCACGGCGACACCGTCATGGAGAAGCTGGAACTGGCGCGTTCCACCGACGACGAAAAGCAGAGCCAGCTGAAGCGCCTGGCGGACTTCCACACGCGCAATGCGGCGGAAGCGCCGGCGATGCTGCAGCGCCTGCAGCAGGCGGTGATCGAGAACCGCAACGTCTTCGACGTGCTGATGGACGCCGTGCGCGTCTGCTCGCTGGGGCAGATCACCAGCGCGCTGTTCGAAGTCGGTGGCCAGTACCGCCGGAACATGTAATCCGGCACGCGCCCCGGCTGGCCGGGCGAACCCCCCGCCAAGAGGGGGACTCGCCCGGCGTACCATTCGAATACTAGAAGGACTTCCGTATGAACATTCGACACATCGGCGTGATCGGCGCCGGCACCATGGGCAACGGCATCGCGCAGGTGTGCGCCGTCGCGGGCCTGCAGGTCACCATGGTCGACATCAACGAAGCCGCCCTGCAGCGCGGCGTGGCGACCATAGGCAAGAGCCTCGACCGCCTGGTGCAGAAGGAAAAGATGTCGGAGGCCGACAAGGCTTCGGCGCTGAAGCGCGTTGCCACTGCCGTCGGCAACCAGGCGCTGAAGGACTGCGACTTCGTCGTCGAAGCCGCCACCGAAAACCTCGAACTCAAGTTGCGCATCCTGCGCGAGCTCGATGGCCTGATGCGCGCCGATGCGGTGATCGCCACCAACACCTCGTCGATCTCCATCAGCCAGATCGCCGCCGTGCTGCAGAACCCGGCGCGCTGCATCGGCGTGCACTTCTTCAACCCGGTGCCGGTGATGGAGCTGGTGGAGCTGATCCGCGGCCTGCAGACCTCGGACGAGACGCACGCCGCCGCCGTGGCGCTGGTGCAGGCGATCGGCAAGACGCCGATCACCGTCAAGAACAGCCCCGGCTTCGTCGTCAACCGCATCCTGTGCCCGATGATCAACGAAGCGATCTTCGTGCTGCAGGAGGGGCTGGCCAGTGCCGAGGACATCGACGCCGGCATGCGCCTGGGTTGCAACCACCCGATCGGCCCGCTGGGCCTGGCCGACCTCGTGGGCCTGGACACCATGCTGGCCGTGATGAACGTCTTCTACCGCGACTTCGGCGATTCGAAGTACCGCCCCGCGCCGCTGTTGCGCGAGATGGTGGACGCGGGCCGCCTGGGCCGCAAGAGCGGCCGCGGCTTCTACCAATACTGATCCTGGAGCATCCCGCATGAGCACCCGTGAAGTCTTCGTCCTCTCCGCCGCCCGCACGGCCATCGGCACCTTCGGCGGCGCGCTGAAGGACGTGCCCCTGACGCAGCTGGCCACCACCGCCGTCAAGGAAGCGCTGGTGCGCAGCGGCGTCGCGGCGGCCGACATCGGCCACGTCGTGATGGGCAACGTCATCCCCACCGACACGCGCGACGCCTACCTGTCCCGCGTGGCCGCCATCGAGGCCGGCATCCCCAAGGAGACGCCCGCCTTCAACGTCAACCGCCTGTGCGGCTCCGGCCTGCAGGCCGTGGTGTCGGCGGCGCAGACGCTGCTGCTGGGCGAGGCCGAGTTCGCCATCGGCGCCGGCGCCGAAGCCATGAGCCGCGGGCCCTACTTCATGAACGGCGCCCGCTGGGGCGCGCGCATGGGCGACGCGGTGGCCACCGACTACATGCTGGGCATCCTGCACGACCCCTTCGGCAAGATCCACATGGGCATCACGGCGGAGAACGTCGCGGCGCAGGAAGGCATCACGCGCGAAGTGCAGGACCAGGTGGCGGTGGAAAGCCATCGCCGCGCCGCGGCCGCCATCGCCGAAGGCCGTTTCAAGTCGCAGATCGTCCCGGTGGAGCTCGTCACCCGCAAGGGCACGACGCTGTTCGAGGTGGACGAGCACGTGCGCGCCGACACTTCGCTGGACCAGCTCGCCAAGATGAAGCCCGCGTTCAAGAAGGACGGCACGGTGACGGCAGGCAATGCTTCAGGCCTCAATGACGGCGCGGCGGCCCTGGTGCTGGCGAGTGGCGATGCGGTGAAGGCCCGCGGCCTGAAGCCGATGGCGCGCCTGGTGAGCTACGCGCACGCCGGCGTCGAGCCGTCCCTCATGGGCCTGGGCCCGGTGCCGGCCACGCAGCTGGCCCTGAAGCGCGCCGGCCTGAAGGTGTCGGACCTGGACGTGATCGAGTCCAACGAAGCCTTCGCCGCGCAAGCCTGCGCGGTGACGCGCAAGCTGGACCTGGACCCGGCCAAGGTGAATCCCAACGGCTCCGGCATCTCGCTGGGCCACCCGGTGGGCGCCACCGGCGCGATCATCGCAACCAAGGCCATCTATGAGCTGCAACGCGTGGGCGGCCGCTATGCGCTGGTGACGATGTGCATCGGCGGCGGGCAAGGCATCGCCGCGATTTTCGAGCGAGTGTAAACGCCTGAGCCTTCGTCAGCCCCGCGCCAACGCCAGCACCTCGCGCGCCTGCGCGGCGGACGCATCCGCGCCCGCCCAGGCCACGAACTGGTCCGGCCGCACCAGCGTGAGAGCCGCTGCGTAGCGCGCGGCTTCGCCGGCAGCCTGCTCTTCCACCACCGTCAGAGGCAAGCCTGCCGCGTCGGCAGCGGCAACGAAAGCCTGCACGGCCTCCGGCTTCGCGCCCACGGCCAGCAGCGTGTAGCCCGCGCCCATCTCTTCGAACACGTTGCGTCCGGACTGCAGCGCCGCTGGCGCCAGATGGTGGCCCGCGCGTGCTTCGAACTTGTGCGATCCCTTCGAGCTGGGCGATCCGCCTGGCGTCGCCACCACCGGCGAACCTTCGTAGTTCGGCTCGAAGGCATGCACCTCGCCCACCGCACCCTGGGCGCGCTGCTGCCATTGCTGCTCGAACGCGGCCAGGTCGCGCACGGGGTTGTACGCATCGAGGAAGGCGCTGTCGTCGTCGATCGACTTCGCGATGAAGTCGCGGATGGTCGACTGGAACACCGGCCGGCGCTCTGCGTCGTACGAGTCCAGCAGGCGCTCGCCGCCCCAGCCGCGCAGCGTGGCCGCCAGCTTCCAGCCGAGGTTGCGCGCATCTTCCAGCCCGGAGTTCACGCCGTAGCCGCCATAAGGCGGATGGCTGTGCGCTGCGTCGCCCGCGATGAACACGCGGCCCTTGCGGTACGAATCCGCCAGCATGAAGCGCAGGTCCCAGAAGCCGATGTGCTCGAACTCCATCTCGAAAGGCGCGCCGACGGCTTCCTGCACGTAGGCCTTGAAGTCGAAGTTGTCGGCCGTCGTGCCCGCGGGCACCGGCGCGTGGAAGAACCAGGTGGTGCCCAGGTCGACGCGGCCGAAGAACTTCCAGTAGCCCTTCAGCTCCGGCTGCAGCACGTTGTAGTAGGACTTGCCGGGGTACTTCGCCAGCAGCTCGTGCAGCTGCGTCGAGCGGAACACCAGCAGCACCATCATGCGGTCGTGCGCGGTGCGGGTCTGCGTCAGGCCGGCCTGCTCACGCACGCGCGAGCGGGCGCCGTCGCAACCCACCACGTAGGCGGCGCGCAGCACGCGCTTGCCGCTGCCGCCCTTTTCGGCGATGGTGATCGCCACGCCGTTGGCGTCCTGCGCCACGGCTTCGCAGTCCCAGCCGTACAGGGTCTGCACCGAAGGCAGTTCGGCGGCGCGAGCGCGCAGCACGCCTTCGGTCGCGTACTGCGGCAGGCGCTCGTTGGCGGTGTAGTAGAAGGGCTTGACCAGGTCGCGCTGCAGCCAGTCGTAGTGGTGCGGGCCCAGCAGCGTGCCGTAGGCGGTGAGGCCGCCGATGCCATAGGACGGCGGGATGGTGCGCGCCGCGCGCAACTGCTTCTCCGCACCCCAGAAGTGGAAGTGCTCCATCGTCCGCTGGGTCAGGTTCTGGCCCTTGGGGATCGGCTGCGGCTGCGGGTAGCGTTCCACCACCACGCAGCGGATGCCGCGCTGCCCCAGTTCGATGGCCAGGCCCATGCCCACGGGGCCGCCGCCGACGATCGCGACTTCGGCGTCGTATTGCTGTTCACTCATTCCGTACTTACTCCGCCGTGATGCCCTGTGCCTTGATCAGGTCGGCCCAGCGCTTGGCGTCCGCGACGATCAGCTTGCCGAACTCTTCCGGCGTGCTGTGCGCCGGCGTCATGCCCTGGGCCTGGAAGGCTGTCGCCACGGCGGGCAGGGCGAGAATGTCCTTCAGTTCCTTGTTGACGCGCTCGATGAAAGGCTTCGGCGTGGCCGCCGGAGCCAGCACGCCGTACCACATGTCGACGTTCAGGTTGCCCAGCTTCAGCGTGTTCAGCGGCGGCACGTCGGGCAGCAGCGGGCTCGGCTTGTCCGAGCTGATGGCCAGCGCCTTCAGCTTGCCGGCCTTCACCTGTTGCAGCGCCACGTGGATCGGCAGGAACATCACGTCGATCTGGCCGCCGATCAGGTCGGTGACGGCGGGCGCCGTGCCGCGGTAGCTGATGTGCGTCAGCGAAATGTGTGCCTTGTTCTTCAGCAGTTCCATCGCCAGGTGGTGCGGCGTGCCGGCGCCCGGCGAGCCGTAGTTCAGCCGCCCCGGGTTCGCCTTGGCACGCGCGATCACGTCCTGCAGCGAGTTGAGGTTCTTGTTGGGGTTGGTCACCAGCAGCAACTGGCCCCAGCTGGTGAGGCTGACCGGCGCCAGGTCCTTGACCGGATCGAAAGGCAGGTGCGGGTACAGCGCCCGGTTCATCACCATGGTGTTCACGGTGACCAGCAAGGTGGTGCCGTCCGGGGTGGCGCGCACGACATCCTGGGTGCCGATGTTGCCGGACGCGCCGGCCTTGTTCTCGACGTAGAACGAGCGCTTCATCCGCTCGGACAGGTGCGGGCCGATCGTGCGGGCGATGATGTCGATGCCGGTGCCCGGGGTGAAGGGCACGAGCAGGCGCACGGAGGTGGAGTCGGACGCCTGGGCGCGGACGAAAGGTGCCGCGACGGTGGCGAGGCCGCCCAGCACGAGGCTGCGGCGCTGGATGTTCAGGGTCATGGTGGTCCAAGTCCAGGGGAAGGGACAATTACAAGCTACTTCCTTGACGGGGATCAAACGGAAGTTTCTGATGAACTCCTCAAACAAACTGATCAATGTCACCAGCCGCCAGCTGCACGCCTTTCTGGAGGTGAGCCGGTTGCAAAGCTTCGCCAAGGCGGCGGAACGCATTCCGATGTCGCCATCGGGCATGAGCATGCTGGTGAAGGAGCTGGAGGAGCAAGTGGGCGCCCGCCTCTTCGATCGCAATACGCGCTCCGTCACGCTCACCGATGCCGGCCGGCGCCTGCTGCCGGTGGCCGAGCGCATCCTGGACGAATTGCGGGGCCTGGGCGACGTGATCGGCGGCACCGAAGCGGCCGTGCGCTCGCGGCTGGACGTGGCGGCCACCCCCACGGTGTCGACCAGCCTGCTGCCGGAGGTGATGCGCGATTTCGCCGCCAGCCACCCGCAGGTGCGCGTCCACCTCGCCGACGTCGACGTGATGACGGTGCGGCGCAAGGTGCTGGAAGGCGATGCCGACATCGGCCTGGGCTTCTTCATCAAGCCGGCGGCCGGCCTGGTGCGCGAGCCGCTGTGCAAGTTCCGGCTGATGTGCGTCAGCCCGCCCGGGACGGGCCCGCGAGGCGTGGGGCCGGACCGGACCTGGCGCAGCCTGGCGAACCTGCCCCTGGTCAGCCTGCCGCCCGACAACCCGATCCAGGCGGTGATCGAGACGCACCTGGCCGGCATCGGCCGCGCCAACGAGGACCGGCCCACCATGAACCTGATCGGCACCCTGATCGGCATGGTGCGGGCCGGCATCGGACACGCCATCGTGCCTTCGTTCGCCCTCGACGAATGCCTGCGCCACGGGCTGGATGTCGCCATGCTGGAAGACCCGGTGGTGCACATCGACCTGTTCGTCGTCTCGCGCCGCGGCGCCGAGGCCAAGGCGGCGGCGCTGGCCTTCGCGCAGGCGGTGAAGGAGGCCGCGGCGGCCGAGCCGGCCGTGAATTCCGGGCTGCGGAAAGTGCGGAAATAGCGCTTTGCGCGGGCCGGCGCGGCGGCCATCATGCGCGCCATGGACTACGCCCTTCCCGCCGCCGACGGCTACCACGTCGGCGTCTTCATCAAGACCACTTCGCCCCAGACCGTCGAACTGCTTGGCGGCACGGGCCTGGATTTCGCCGTCATCGATGCGGAGCACGCGCCCTTCGACCGCACCTCGCTCGACCTCGCCATGCTGGCGGGCCGCGCGGCGCAGCTGCCGCTGTTCGTGCGCGTGCTGGAGCGCAATGCCTCGGGCCTGCTGTCCGTGCTGGACATGGGCGCGGCCGGCGTGCTGGTGCCGCACGTGGACACCGCGGAGCAGGCGCGCGAAGTCGTGGCGCACTGCCGCTATGTCGGCGGCGACCGCGGCTACTCCAGCTCGCCGCGCGCGGCCGGTTACGGCGCGCTGGGCATGAAGGAAGCCATTCGCCGTGGCGACCGCAACGTGGTGGTCGCGCAGATCGAAAGCGCGCAGGCGGTGGAAGAGGCTGCCAACATCGCGGCCGTCCCCGGCGTGGCGGGCCTCTTCATCGGCCGGGCCGACCTGGCGCTCTCCATGGGCCTGGACAACGCGCAGGACGAGCGCGTGGGCGCCGCGACCGAACGCGTGATCCGCGTCTCGCTGGCCGCGGGCAAGGTGGTCGGCATGTTCGTCGGCAGCACGGCGGAGCGTGAAAAGTACCGCGCGCTGGGCGTGAGCTGGTTCGTGCAGGGCTCCGACCAGTCGCTGCTGCGCCAAGGCGCGCAGGCGATCGCGCGTCCGCGTCAGGCCTGAGCCTGCAAGTCCTGGAGGCGCGCGCTCACCTGCTGCGCGACCTCCTGCAAATCCGGCAGGAATTTTTCCACGGCCTGCTCCGGCTTCATCGTCGACGCGAAGAAGGTGAGGCCCAGCGAAGCCGCGACGCCATGGCGGTCGAACACCGGCACGGCCAGCGTGTTGGAGGCCGGGCCCGCCTGCGGGTCGCGGGTCGCGTAGCCGGCCTGGCGCACTTCCGAGAGGAGCGCCCGCAGGCTGGCCGCAGCACGCGCCGGCTGGTCCTCGGGTTCCGCCGAAGCCGCCAGCATTTCCAGCAGCGCGTCCTGCTGCTCCGGCGCGCAGAAGGCCAGGAAGGCCCGTCCCATCGCGCGACTGGCCAGGCTCAGCTTCATGTTGATCGTGGAGTGGCGCAGCGCCAGCGGCGACAACGGGATCGTGCTGTAGCGCACCACCATCACGCTGCCTTCGAGCACTGCCAGCGCCGTCGGCCAGCCCACTCGCACGGTCAGCGCGTCCATCAGCGGCGCGGCCGCCTCCACCACCATAGGCTCGCTGTGGTAGCCCGAGCTGAGCGTGCGCACGCCCGAGGTGAGGAAGTAGGCGCCGTGCTGCGGCGCGTGCCGCACGATGCCCAGCGACTCGAAGGTCCGCAGCATGCGCACGATGGTGGACTTCGGAAAGCGCGTATGCGCATGCAGCACGTCCACCGTGGACACGGGCTGCCGGTTCAAGGCCTGCAGCAGCTGGATGGCGCGGGCCACCGATCGCACGGGGGGAGAGGTCGTCACGCGCCGGATCATAGCCAGCCCGCCGCGAAATTCCGCAGGCTGGAAAGCTGCAAATCATCGATGGCGCCCTGGCGGGGGCGCTCCTACCATTCGCCCCACTGAACGCACAAGTGGAGACAAGACCCATGGTCCACAAGAATCGCCGCCAGGCCGTGCGGGCCCTGGCCGGGGCCGCTGCCCTGGCCGTCCTTCCGTTGGCCCGCGCGCAGGCCAGCTGGCCGCGCGGTCCGGTGAAGCTGGTCGTGCCTTTTCCCGCCGGCGGCTCCACCGATGCCTTTGCCCGCCTGCTGGCGCGCAAGCTGTCCGATTCGCTGGGCCAGCCCTTCGTCGTCGACAACAAGCCGGGTGCCAACGGCAACATCGGCGCCGGCTTCGTGGCCTCGGCGCCCGCGGACGGCAATACGCTGATGCTGTCCACCACCGGCCCGCTGTCGGTCAACAAGCTGCTCTATAAGAGCACGCCGTTCGACCCGCAGAAGGACTTCACGCCCATCGCGCTGCTGGCCGACGTGCCGCTGCTGGTGGCCTGCCATCCTTCGCTGCCAGTGAAGGACCTGAAGGAGCTGATCGCCTACTTGAAGGCCAACCCGCACCAGGTGTCCTATTCCACCGGGGGCAACGGCTCCATGGGCCACCTGTCGGCGGAGCTGCTGCAGCGCGCCACCGGCACCTCCATGATCCACGTGCCTTACAAGGGCTCGGCCGGCGCCTTGACCGACCTGGTCGCCGGCGTGGTGAAGCTCAGCTTCGACCTGGTGCCCACTTACCTGGAACAGATCAACGCCGGCAAGGTCCGTGCGATCGCCGTGCTGGGCCCGCAGCGCACCCCCAGCCTGCCGGGCGTG from Ramlibacter agri encodes:
- a CDS encoding alpha/beta family hydrolase, yielding MQTLVDAPSSPRAAYVLAHGAGAGMAHAFMADVARELAQRGIAVLRYNFPFMEQGSKRPDSPAVAQAAVREAVAEAAKRWPGLPLYAGGKSFGGRMTSQAQAKAALPGVRGLVFLGFPLHAAKQPSTERAKHLEQVKVPMLFLQGTRDALAELDLIRQVVTPIEQATLHVVEAADHGFEVLKRSGRSDEEVLKELADTAAEWMQ
- a CDS encoding AraC family transcriptional regulator; its protein translation is MRREPLGDTAEKHTVAMPFVQAAVARLGGAARERVLVEAGIPPGLLAAPDARVPPGAYSALWLAVARELDDEFFGLDRRRMKVGSFALLCQAVLSCENLERGVKRMLRGFAVFLDDVSGRLTVEGAEAVVRLDNRIQAEADRRFADETLLVLLHGLMCWLVGRRIPLGRVDFGYPRPPHAREYTLMFSEHVTFDAPQTALRFDAALLALPVVQTPATLQGFLRTAPQSVFLKYRNDDSWTARLRRRLRGSVAGAEPWPVFEEVARELETTPTTLRRRLEAEGTSYQGIKDQLRSDLAIDALCNSSVSIDDIAAQLGFLDSSAFHRAFKRWNGLQPGEYRRRQARS
- the icmF gene encoding fused isobutyryl-CoA mutase/GTPase IcmF; its protein translation is MTDLSAEYKALANYRPTNKVRFVTAASLFDGHDAAINIMRRILQGMGAEVIHLGHNRSVDEVVTAALQEDAQGIAISSYQGGHVEYFKYMVDLLKQRGGEHVKVFGGGGGVIVPAEIRELQDYGVARIYSPEDGQRMGLQGMIGEMVMRCDQDISTYAPRELKAIQGHEEKNWRALAQLVTALENGNADAGLVQAIRMESDTRKTPVLGITGTGGAGKSSLTDELVRRLRLDQDDSLRVAVISIDPSRRKSGGALLGDRIRMNAIGPWQQGARVYMRSLATRDFGSEISAALPDVVAACKASGFDLVIVETSGIGQGDAAIVPHVDIPLYVMTPEFGAASQLEKIDMLDFAEFVAINKFDRKGAADALRDVAKQVQRNREAFGKRPDEMPVFGTMAARFNDDGVTALYQALKPRLQELGLPLKDGRLPLVSVRHSSNQTPVVPAARTRYLAEISDTVRGYKKRAREQARLAREIQQLQAAARMLEVDKPDRAPAAEAALDLAGKRKSRMDRDALHLLQQWPDMQKAYAGDEYVVKIRDKELRTKITTKSLSGTTIRKVSLPTYEDNGEILKWLMLENVPGSFPYTAGVFAFKREGEDPTRMFAGEGDAFRTNRRFKLVSEGMPAKRLSTAFDSVTLYGNDPDPRPDIYGKVGNSGVSIATLDDMKVLYSGFDLCNPSTSVSMTINGPAPSILAMFMNTAVDQQVEKFKAENGREPTDTETAKIKEWAQANVRGTVQADILKEDQGQNTCIFSTEFSLKVMGDIAEYFVHHDVRNFYSVSISGYHIAEAGANPISQLAFTLSNGFTFVEAYLARGMHIDDFAPNLSFFFSNGMDPEYTVLGRVARRIWAVAMKEKYGANERSQKLKYHVQTSGRSLHAQEIQFNDIRTSLQALIAIYDNCNSLHTNAFDEAITTPTEDSVRRAMAIQLIINREWGLAKNENPNQGAFIIDELTELVEEAVLAEFERIAERGGVLGAMETGYQRGRIQDESMHYEMLKHTGELPIIGVNTFRNPHGDTVMEKLELARSTDDEKQSQLKRLADFHTRNAAEAPAMLQRLQQAVIENRNVFDVLMDAVRVCSLGQITSALFEVGGQYRRNM
- a CDS encoding 3-hydroxybutyryl-CoA dehydrogenase, whose protein sequence is MNIRHIGVIGAGTMGNGIAQVCAVAGLQVTMVDINEAALQRGVATIGKSLDRLVQKEKMSEADKASALKRVATAVGNQALKDCDFVVEAATENLELKLRILRELDGLMRADAVIATNTSSISISQIAAVLQNPARCIGVHFFNPVPVMELVELIRGLQTSDETHAAAVALVQAIGKTPITVKNSPGFVVNRILCPMINEAIFVLQEGLASAEDIDAGMRLGCNHPIGPLGLADLVGLDTMLAVMNVFYRDFGDSKYRPAPLLREMVDAGRLGRKSGRGFYQY